In Labrys wisconsinensis, a single genomic region encodes these proteins:
- a CDS encoding amino acid synthesis family protein codes for MPEPAVRKYVVQVEEIFHEGGPPVVEPARRAAVLAVIDNPFAGRYVEDIQGFMEDLKPLGLEMARRLIEALGGDPARIEGYGKGAIVGAAGELEHAALWHNPGGYAMRERLGGAKAIVPSTKKVGGPGTRLDVPITHVDASYVRSHFDAVEVGLADAPRAGEMVVALAMTTGPRVHARVGGLKASEIKGEDGLR; via the coding sequence ATGCCGGAGCCGGCGGTGCGGAAATACGTGGTGCAGGTGGAGGAGATCTTTCACGAGGGCGGGCCGCCCGTCGTCGAGCCGGCGCGCCGCGCCGCGGTCCTGGCCGTGATCGACAACCCGTTCGCCGGCCGCTATGTCGAGGACATCCAGGGCTTCATGGAGGACCTGAAGCCGCTCGGCCTGGAAATGGCACGGCGGCTGATCGAGGCGCTCGGCGGCGACCCCGCCCGCATCGAAGGCTACGGCAAGGGCGCCATCGTCGGCGCCGCCGGCGAGCTCGAGCATGCCGCGCTCTGGCACAATCCCGGCGGCTATGCCATGCGCGAGCGGCTGGGGGGAGCCAAGGCGATCGTGCCCTCGACCAAGAAGGTCGGCGGTCCCGGCACGCGGCTCGACGTGCCGATCACCCATGTCGATGCCTCCTATGTCCGCAGCCATTTCGACGCGGTCGAGGTCGGCCTCGCCGACGCCCCGCGCGCCGGGGAGATGGTGGTGGCGCTGGCGATGACCACCGGTCCCAGGGTGCATGCGCGGGTCGGCGGGCTCAAGGCCAGCGAGATCAAGGGCGAGGACGGGCTGCGATGA
- a CDS encoding amino acid synthesis family protein has product MSAHIRRILTTVEETLIEGGRPVDPPVRRAVCAAVIRNPFAGRFVEDLSSLSEIGAELGDLLPRRAVAALRQAGGAPVESFGKAALVGEDGELEHAAAILHPRLGAPFRDILGGGAALIPSSKKRGGVGAPFDVPLGHKDAARVRSHFDGIEARVPDGPRPDEIVVAVAVAASGRPHPRVGGLTKHEIEGKDGER; this is encoded by the coding sequence ATGAGCGCGCATATCCGCCGGATCCTCACCACCGTCGAGGAGACGCTGATCGAGGGCGGCCGGCCGGTCGACCCGCCGGTGCGCCGTGCCGTCTGCGCGGCGGTGATCCGCAACCCCTTCGCCGGCCGCTTCGTGGAGGACCTGTCCAGCCTCAGCGAGATCGGCGCCGAGCTCGGCGATCTGCTGCCGCGCCGCGCCGTGGCGGCGCTGCGCCAGGCCGGCGGCGCGCCGGTCGAGAGCTTCGGCAAGGCGGCGCTGGTCGGCGAGGACGGCGAGCTCGAGCACGCGGCCGCTATCCTGCATCCTCGGCTCGGCGCCCCGTTCCGCGACATCCTCGGCGGCGGGGCGGCGCTCATCCCCTCCTCGAAGAAGCGCGGCGGCGTCGGCGCGCCCTTCGACGTGCCGCTCGGCCACAAGGATGCCGCCCGCGTGCGCAGCCATTTCGACGGCATCGAGGCGCGCGTGCCGGACGGACCGCGGCCCGACGAGATCGTGGTCGCGGTGGCGGTGGCCGCTTCCGGCCGCCCGCATCCCCGGGTCGGCGGCCTCACCAAGCACGAGATCGAGGGCAAGGACGGCGAGCGCTGA
- a CDS encoding amidohydrolase family protein, producing the protein MSHGDQAPTAAEKLVIRNIGLMLSGDLKQPILDADTLVVAGGRIAAIGFAGDLDTAGATEVIDARGSAVVPGLIDNHVHPVAGDWTPRQNQLGWIESCLHGGVTTMVSAGEVHTPGRPRDLVGLKALAIAAQRSFANFRPGGMKILAGAPVLEHGLVEADFRELAEAGVTLIGEVGLGGVKDGPTGRQMVAWARRYGMTSMTHTGGPSLPGSGRIGAEVVLEVDADIVAHVNGGPTALPDAEIRQVCEQGTRALEIVHNGNLRTGLFVLDIAKARGELERVVLGTDAPAGSGVQPLGILRTITMLASLGGVRPEVAFCFATGNAADVRGLADRGVIAEGRAADLVFMDQAMGGAGEGFLDSIAKGNLPGIGMVMVDGVARTGRSRNTPPAGRVPEIVAGS; encoded by the coding sequence ATGTCCCACGGCGATCAGGCGCCGACCGCCGCCGAGAAGCTGGTGATCCGCAATATCGGCCTCATGCTCAGCGGCGATCTCAAGCAGCCCATCCTCGACGCCGATACGCTCGTCGTCGCCGGCGGCCGGATCGCGGCGATCGGCTTTGCGGGTGATCTCGACACCGCCGGTGCGACCGAAGTGATCGATGCCCGGGGCAGCGCCGTGGTGCCCGGCCTGATCGACAACCACGTCCATCCCGTCGCCGGCGACTGGACGCCGCGCCAGAACCAGCTCGGCTGGATCGAGTCCTGCCTGCACGGCGGCGTCACCACCATGGTCTCGGCCGGCGAGGTGCATACGCCCGGCCGCCCGCGCGACCTCGTCGGCCTCAAGGCGCTCGCCATCGCCGCCCAGCGCAGCTTCGCCAATTTCCGGCCGGGCGGCATGAAGATCCTGGCCGGCGCGCCCGTGCTGGAGCACGGGCTCGTCGAGGCGGATTTCCGCGAGCTCGCCGAGGCCGGCGTCACGCTGATCGGCGAGGTCGGCCTCGGCGGCGTCAAGGACGGGCCGACGGGACGGCAGATGGTCGCCTGGGCGCGCCGCTACGGCATGACCTCGATGACCCATACCGGCGGCCCCTCCCTGCCCGGCTCCGGCCGGATCGGCGCCGAGGTGGTGCTGGAGGTCGACGCCGACATCGTCGCGCACGTCAATGGCGGTCCCACCGCCCTGCCGGACGCGGAGATCCGCCAGGTCTGCGAGCAGGGCACGCGAGCCCTGGAGATCGTGCACAACGGCAATCTGCGGACCGGGCTCTTCGTGCTCGACATCGCCAAGGCGCGCGGCGAGCTCGAGCGCGTCGTGCTCGGCACCGACGCGCCGGCGGGCTCGGGCGTGCAGCCGCTCGGCATCCTGCGCACCATCACCATGCTGGCTTCGCTCGGCGGGGTGCGCCCGGAGGTCGCCTTCTGCTTCGCCACCGGCAACGCGGCTGACGTGCGCGGCCTCGCAGACCGGGGCGTGATCGCCGAAGGCCGGGCGGCCGACCTCGTCTTCATGGACCAGGCGATGGGCGGGGCGGGCGAGGGCTTCCTCGACAGCATCGCCAAGGGCAACCTGCCGGGAATCGGCATGGTGATGGTCGACGGCGTGGCGCGCACCGGCCGCAGCCGCAACACGCCGCCGGCCGGGCGCGTGCCGGAGATCGTTGCCGGCTCATAG
- a CDS encoding MarR family winged helix-turn-helix transcriptional regulator produces MTKEADADPASLPEQDAPEPAAPLSREEILAYYARTGYSLDHHPAHIIRRAHQRATACFQEVMAGDDLTPTQHAAIATILRYGEVSQNHLGRLTRMDPSTISLVVRALLKRGLIERRPSKTDQRMATITLTPHGVRYGLERLDSSMEVARRLLAPLSATEQATLLELLRRIAADEDGPSE; encoded by the coding sequence ATGACCAAAGAGGCCGACGCCGACCCGGCATCCCTGCCCGAGCAGGACGCTCCGGAGCCGGCAGCGCCGCTCAGCCGCGAGGAGATCCTGGCCTATTACGCCCGCACCGGCTACAGCCTGGACCACCACCCGGCCCACATCATCCGACGCGCCCATCAGCGCGCCACCGCCTGCTTCCAGGAGGTGATGGCGGGTGACGATCTGACGCCGACCCAGCACGCGGCGATCGCCACCATCCTGCGATATGGCGAGGTGTCGCAGAACCATCTCGGCCGGCTGACGCGGATGGACCCCTCCACCATCAGCCTGGTCGTGCGCGCCCTCCTGAAGCGCGGCCTGATCGAGCGCCGGCCATCGAAGACCGATCAGCGCATGGCGACGATCACGCTCACCCCCCATGGCGTGCGCTACGGCCTGGAACGGCTGGACAGCAGCATGGAGGTGGCGCGTCGCCTGCTGGCGCCGCTGTCGGCGACCGAGCAGGCGACGCTGCTCGAGCTCCTGCGCCGCATCGCCGCGGACGAGGACGGCCCGTCCGAATAG
- a CDS encoding cysteine hydrolase family protein produces MPVDVFSAHRQDEPVVLDPARTAVIVVDMINEFCKPGGRMVLPGYEALVPGQRAVIAAAREAGVPVIWVHDAHRGNVRRDREWVKRTPHAVEGTWATEIIEDLGARDDEIHLIKRRYSAFFQTDLDLTLKDLMVDQLIVFGVVTNICVRSTVHDAFFHGYAVVVPSDCCAATGAREQASSLYDIATHFGVVSDAAAVIAALRGGSSLRNAEVAA; encoded by the coding sequence ATGCCCGTGGACGTGTTTTCCGCCCATCGCCAGGACGAGCCGGTCGTGCTCGATCCGGCGCGCACGGCGGTGATCGTCGTCGACATGATCAACGAGTTCTGCAAGCCGGGCGGCAGGATGGTCCTGCCCGGCTACGAGGCGCTGGTTCCCGGCCAACGCGCCGTGATAGCAGCGGCGCGCGAGGCCGGCGTGCCGGTGATCTGGGTGCACGATGCCCACCGCGGCAATGTCCGGCGCGACCGGGAATGGGTGAAGCGCACGCCGCACGCGGTCGAAGGCACCTGGGCGACCGAGATCATCGAGGACCTCGGGGCGCGGGACGACGAGATCCACCTCATCAAGCGGCGCTATTCCGCCTTCTTCCAGACGGACCTGGACCTGACGCTGAAGGACCTGATGGTCGACCAGCTGATCGTGTTCGGGGTCGTCACCAATATCTGCGTGCGCTCGACCGTGCACGACGCCTTCTTCCACGGCTACGCGGTGGTGGTGCCGAGCGATTGCTGCGCGGCCACCGGGGCACGCGAGCAGGCGAGCTCGCTCTACGACATCGCCACCCATTTCGGCGTGGTCAGCGACGCGGCGGCGGTGATCGCGGCGCTGCGCGGCGGCTCCAGCCTGCGCAATGCCGAGGTCGCGGCGTGA
- a CDS encoding ABC transporter substrate-binding protein, with protein MAVPSCSPPVRLRLAVLGLAAALAFAPAAASADGIVLKVFGGSSLDVLAPRQAPDEQKKIQQAVFDGFLKSHPEVSAIEWDAQGPQSGSLQRMMTAKLAGQEIDLVACPAFWVNGAYVRRGLLKPIGEEIKPFAANIDPISLDAFTNGGKVYGVPISTLSTSTVFYNADLFKKLGIPVPPSYDDLKAAVPKLKAAGVIPMLHQGANAPLWPMWFFETLAQASGDAVGVTQTNLAGKTRFDDPVDVEAFRLIKQWVDDGILSKDSLSVDQEGMRAAFASGKSAMYYGGTWEVPSLKESVKSFTWGVFAFPKMPGTPGAPRHGGGADNGICLSSSIPAEKVKPALDFVAYLSQPAVARLYLEPEEPIATSIKGVEGIDTPYARDLRATAFPNTIKFLDWIWPSEVATATASAIAGVVGGTLSPEDAAKSVQTTFQTLVDDGNWPPKD; from the coding sequence ATGGCTGTTCCATCCTGCAGCCCGCCTGTGCGGCTGCGTCTCGCCGTCCTCGGGCTCGCCGCCGCGCTCGCCTTCGCGCCGGCGGCCGCGTCGGCCGACGGCATCGTGCTGAAGGTCTTCGGCGGCTCCTCGCTCGACGTGCTGGCCCCGCGCCAGGCGCCGGACGAGCAGAAGAAGATCCAGCAGGCGGTGTTCGACGGCTTCCTCAAGAGCCATCCCGAGGTCTCGGCCATCGAGTGGGATGCCCAGGGCCCGCAATCGGGATCGCTGCAGCGCATGATGACGGCCAAGCTCGCCGGCCAGGAGATCGACCTCGTCGCCTGCCCGGCCTTCTGGGTGAACGGCGCCTATGTCCGCCGCGGCCTGCTGAAGCCGATCGGCGAGGAGATCAAGCCCTTCGCCGCCAATATCGACCCGATCTCGCTCGACGCCTTCACCAATGGCGGCAAGGTCTACGGCGTGCCGATCAGCACCCTGTCGACCTCGACCGTCTTCTACAACGCCGACCTGTTCAAGAAGCTCGGCATCCCCGTGCCACCGAGCTATGACGACCTCAAGGCCGCCGTGCCGAAGCTAAAGGCCGCCGGTGTCATCCCGATGCTGCACCAGGGCGCCAATGCCCCGCTCTGGCCGATGTGGTTCTTCGAGACGCTGGCGCAGGCCTCGGGCGACGCGGTCGGCGTGACGCAGACCAACCTCGCCGGCAAGACCCGGTTCGACGATCCCGTCGACGTCGAGGCCTTCCGGCTGATCAAGCAATGGGTCGACGACGGCATCCTGTCCAAGGATTCGCTGTCGGTCGACCAGGAGGGCATGCGCGCCGCCTTCGCCAGCGGCAAGAGCGCCATGTATTATGGCGGCACCTGGGAGGTGCCCTCGCTGAAGGAGAGCGTCAAGAGCTTCACCTGGGGCGTGTTCGCCTTCCCGAAGATGCCGGGCACGCCGGGCGCGCCCAGGCATGGCGGCGGCGCCGACAACGGCATCTGCCTGTCCTCGAGCATCCCTGCGGAGAAGGTGAAGCCGGCGCTCGACTTCGTCGCCTATCTCAGCCAGCCGGCGGTCGCCCGGCTCTATCTCGAGCCCGAGGAGCCGATCGCCACCTCGATCAAGGGCGTGGAGGGCATCGACACGCCCTATGCCCGCGACCTCCGGGCCACGGCCTTCCCCAACACCATCAAGTTTCTCGACTGGATCTGGCCGTCCGAGGTTGCCACCGCCACCGCATCGGCCATCGCCGGCGTGGTCGGCGGCACCCTGAGCCCCGAGGACGCGGCCAAATCGGTGCAGACGACGTTCCAGACGCTGGTCGACGACGGCAACTGGCCGCCCAAGGACTGA
- a CDS encoding sugar phosphate isomerase/epimerase family protein, with translation MTASRADRQRFSIGYHLNSWDLTGQPLRPALDFLAAQGFGWFEILAFTSLSDQFARKYMQLGNLAPPGVTTDTDILRRFALLSEAQSALGIRLSSLYVNATFVNPVAWAYERDVLVALARLLKGFGAPVLVLGGGPSEASGNRHGPQDYKDFCRALEDIGRRTADLGVATVYHPHLDTFIERRDQLDRMMDELDTSVAGLCIDPAHLAQTHSDPVDALKTYVSAVRYMHFKDTRVDDSLVGPERYAAFCELGAGVVDLAGLVDVLLDADYRGLAIVELDASQKTAEQSTLESIAYLRDTLGLALTPASAAAAA, from the coding sequence ATGACGGCATCGCGCGCCGACCGCCAGCGCTTCTCGATCGGCTATCACCTCAACAGCTGGGACCTGACCGGCCAGCCCCTGCGCCCGGCGCTCGACTTCCTGGCCGCTCAGGGCTTCGGCTGGTTCGAGATCCTGGCCTTCACCAGCCTGTCCGACCAGTTCGCGCGCAAATACATGCAGCTCGGCAACCTCGCGCCGCCCGGCGTCACCACCGACACCGACATCCTGCGCCGCTTCGCCCTCCTGTCGGAGGCCCAGAGCGCGCTGGGCATCCGCCTGTCCTCGCTCTATGTCAACGCCACCTTCGTCAACCCCGTGGCCTGGGCCTACGAGCGTGACGTGCTGGTGGCGCTCGCCCGCCTGCTCAAGGGGTTCGGCGCGCCGGTGCTGGTGCTCGGCGGCGGCCCGTCGGAAGCCTCCGGCAACCGGCACGGGCCGCAGGACTACAAGGATTTCTGCCGCGCGCTCGAGGATATCGGCCGGCGCACCGCCGATCTCGGCGTCGCCACCGTCTACCATCCGCATCTCGACACGTTCATCGAGCGGCGCGACCAGCTCGACCGCATGATGGACGAGCTCGACACCAGCGTCGCGGGCCTGTGCATTGATCCCGCCCACCTCGCCCAGACCCATTCCGATCCCGTCGACGCGCTGAAGACCTATGTCTCGGCCGTGCGCTACATGCATTTCAAGGACACCAGGGTCGACGACAGCCTGGTCGGCCCGGAACGCTACGCCGCCTTCTGCGAGCTCGGCGCCGGCGTGGTCGACCTGGCCGGCCTCGTCGACGTGCTGCTCGACGCCGACTATCGAGGCCTTGCCATCGTCGAGCTCGACGCCTCGCAGAAGACCGCCGAGCAGAGCACGCTGGAGAGCATCGCCTATCTCCGCGACACGCTCGGCCTGGCCCTGACGCCGGCGTCGGCCGCCGCCGCGGCATGA
- a CDS encoding carbohydrate ABC transporter permease, translating into MSAPAGLRRFRPGGDAAAAAAMLAPAAVLFALFFAWPFLRGLWISLQRWDGFSAPVFVGLANYRRLVHDGLFLAALENNLVFVLAVLVLKNGLGLGLAMLLDRALVLRGLVRAAVFVPVTMSFVAAGLLWSWIYNPVFGLLNAGLDLVGLGSWKRSWLGDADIALYAVIAVDVWKWLGFHAVIYLAGLQTIPAELYDAARVDGAGALRRFWHVTLPMMVPIVLINTILGLSGAFVRNFDIVQVLTQGGPNHATEVVMTLMVKTAFQDGNMGYASAMGYALFLIVGLACVGLLALVRRARLAS; encoded by the coding sequence ATGAGCGCGCCGGCGGGGCTGCGCCGGTTCCGGCCGGGCGGCGATGCGGCCGCCGCGGCTGCCATGCTCGCGCCGGCGGCGGTGCTGTTCGCGCTGTTCTTCGCCTGGCCCTTCCTGCGCGGCCTCTGGATCAGCCTGCAGCGCTGGGACGGCTTCTCCGCGCCGGTCTTCGTCGGCCTCGCCAATTACCGCCGCCTGGTCCATGACGGCCTGTTCCTGGCCGCGCTCGAGAACAACCTCGTCTTCGTGCTGGCAGTCCTGGTGCTGAAGAACGGCCTCGGCCTCGGCCTTGCCATGCTGCTCGACCGGGCACTGGTGCTGCGCGGGCTGGTGCGCGCCGCGGTCTTCGTGCCGGTGACCATGTCCTTCGTCGCGGCCGGGCTGCTCTGGTCCTGGATCTACAATCCGGTGTTCGGCCTGCTCAATGCCGGGCTCGACCTCGTCGGCCTCGGCTCCTGGAAGCGCTCCTGGCTGGGCGATGCCGACATCGCGCTCTATGCGGTCATCGCCGTCGACGTCTGGAAATGGCTCGGCTTCCACGCGGTGATCTATCTCGCCGGCCTGCAGACCATTCCGGCCGAGCTCTATGACGCGGCCCGCGTCGACGGCGCCGGCGCGCTCAGGCGCTTCTGGCACGTCACCCTGCCGATGATGGTGCCGATCGTGCTGATCAACACCATCCTCGGCCTGTCCGGCGCCTTCGTGCGCAATTTCGACATCGTCCAGGTGCTGACCCAGGGCGGTCCCAACCACGCCACCGAGGTGGTGATGACGCTGATGGTCAAGACCGCCTTCCAGGACGGCAACATGGGCTATGCCAGCGCCATGGGCTATGCGCTGTTCCTGATCGTCGGCCTGGCCTGCGTCGGGCTGCTCGCCCTGGTGCGGCGCGCGAGGCTGGCGTCGTGA
- a CDS encoding carbohydrate ABC transporter permease, giving the protein MTRALAAAASLPGLPARRRRGLPDIRRLGELALVYLALALVLAQTLYPLAWVLFGSLKAKEEIITNVWGPPTSLHFANYAEAWRIAGMGARVGNSLIVTAAALVLLVVVATPAAYAVSRLRFPGRAAVLALVIAAMLVPPQVMAIPLFMTARDLGLINSLPGIAVIYAAAAMPLSIVIMRGFFLSLPAELEDAARIDGASRLQILVHVMLPLIRPGLALVLIFGFIEIWNDFFLAFLLLREPSVQTIPLGLVAFFQQYGSLWHLYFAALTITTLPVIVVFVLMQRQFIAGLTAGAVKA; this is encoded by the coding sequence GTGACCCGGGCGCTGGCCGCCGCGGCATCGCTCCCGGGCCTGCCGGCGCGCCGGCGCCGCGGCCTGCCCGACATCCGCAGGCTCGGCGAGCTCGCCCTCGTCTACCTCGCGCTCGCCCTGGTGCTGGCGCAGACGCTCTATCCCCTGGCCTGGGTGCTGTTCGGCTCGCTCAAGGCCAAGGAGGAGATCATCACCAATGTCTGGGGGCCGCCGACCAGCCTCCACTTCGCCAACTATGCGGAGGCCTGGCGCATCGCCGGCATGGGCGCGCGCGTCGGCAACAGCCTGATCGTCACGGCGGCGGCGCTGGTCCTGCTCGTCGTCGTCGCCACGCCCGCCGCCTATGCGGTGTCGCGGCTGCGTTTCCCCGGCCGGGCCGCGGTCCTCGCGCTGGTGATCGCGGCCATGCTGGTGCCGCCGCAGGTGATGGCGATCCCCCTGTTCATGACCGCGCGCGACCTCGGGCTGATCAACAGCCTGCCGGGCATCGCGGTGATCTACGCCGCCGCGGCCATGCCGCTCTCCATCGTCATCATGCGCGGCTTCTTCCTGTCGCTGCCGGCCGAGCTCGAGGACGCCGCCCGCATCGACGGCGCGAGCAGGCTGCAGATCCTGGTCCACGTCATGCTGCCGCTGATCCGCCCCGGCCTCGCCCTGGTGCTGATCTTCGGCTTCATCGAGATCTGGAACGACTTCTTCCTGGCCTTCCTCCTGCTGCGCGAGCCGTCGGTGCAGACCATCCCGCTCGGGCTCGTCGCCTTCTTCCAGCAATACGGCTCGCTCTGGCACCTCTATTTCGCGGCGCTGACGATCACGACGCTGCCGGTGATCGTCGTCTTCGTGCTGATGCAGCGGCAGTTCATCGCCGGCCTGACGGCCGGCGCGGTAAAGGCCTGA
- a CDS encoding Gfo/Idh/MocA family protein gives MTTKPIGVGVIGCGEIAQLMHLPILHELPELEIAALCDLSATMRQGLGEHYGVAARYHDYRDLLADPAVEAVAVCTFDHAPVVEAALAAGKHVLVEKPLAFTPEEARPLVEAAERSALVAMIGYMKLYDPGYVLGLERIAAIGRPKMIQVHDFAGRFDRYQQLYTQLRGADVDPAVIEAGRAAAAARVRAALGPSHAGHHDLYMMLLMLGSHDLAVLRGAFGVAETVSHAQAVGPTHLLAVLGFPGGVPALLEIAFGAQYEWWDEWMSVHGERDEVRIEFQNPYVRNAAALVRLRESAGQGPSERLLPGTPDTAFRRQWQHFAACVRGGAAPRTPLRGGLEDLELAVRIVQAMARREAEA, from the coding sequence ATGACCACCAAGCCCATCGGCGTCGGCGTGATCGGCTGCGGCGAGATCGCCCAGCTGATGCATCTGCCGATCCTCCACGAGCTGCCCGAGCTCGAGATCGCGGCGCTCTGCGACCTGTCCGCCACGATGCGGCAGGGGCTGGGTGAGCATTACGGCGTCGCCGCCCGCTACCACGACTATCGCGACCTCCTGGCCGACCCCGCCGTCGAGGCGGTGGCGGTCTGCACCTTCGATCACGCCCCGGTGGTCGAGGCGGCGCTTGCCGCCGGCAAGCATGTGCTGGTCGAGAAGCCGCTCGCCTTCACGCCTGAGGAGGCGCGGCCGCTGGTCGAGGCCGCCGAGCGCAGCGCCCTGGTGGCGATGATCGGCTACATGAAGCTCTACGACCCCGGCTATGTCCTCGGCCTCGAGCGCATCGCCGCCATCGGCCGGCCGAAGATGATCCAGGTGCACGACTTTGCCGGCCGCTTCGACCGCTACCAGCAGCTCTACACCCAGCTGCGTGGCGCCGACGTCGACCCGGCCGTGATCGAGGCCGGCCGTGCCGCGGCGGCGGCGCGGGTGCGGGCCGCGCTCGGCCCGTCCCATGCCGGCCATCACGACCTCTACATGATGCTCTTGATGCTGGGCAGCCACGATCTCGCCGTGCTGCGCGGCGCCTTCGGCGTCGCCGAGACCGTGTCCCATGCCCAGGCGGTCGGCCCCACCCACCTGCTCGCCGTGCTCGGCTTCCCCGGCGGGGTGCCGGCGCTGCTGGAGATCGCCTTCGGCGCGCAGTATGAATGGTGGGACGAGTGGATGAGCGTGCACGGCGAGCGTGACGAGGTGAGGATCGAGTTCCAGAACCCCTATGTCCGCAACGCCGCCGCCCTGGTGCGCCTGCGCGAATCCGCGGGGCAGGGGCCGTCCGAGCGGCTGCTGCCGGGCACGCCGGACACTGCCTTCCGCCGGCAGTGGCAGCATTTCGCCGCCTGCGTGCGCGGCGGCGCCGCGCCCCGCACGCCGCTGCGCGGCGGGCTCGAGGACCTGGAGCTCGCCGTGCGGATCGTGCAGGCGATGGCCCGGCGCGAGGCGGAGGCATGA
- a CDS encoding NAD-dependent epimerase/dehydratase family protein, which yields MKVAVTGSSGLLGRHVAAALAAAGHEVLGIDTAPPPPGAAWQHAAADAGDLGALAQLMRGAGAVAHIAAIPRPTGRAPAEVFSVNVRTAYAAVEAAILAGAGRFVYASSFSVLGYPFFERPVTPPYLPVDEGHPIGAQDPYGLSKWLGEEIVEAAVRRGAFDAVSLRMPWIQTPASFFAEVGPRRQTPQAARDLWSYLDARDAAAAFVAAVERPLAGHVRLFLSAADSFAEEATETLVRRAYPGVPLVRPIPGTGALIDTARARVALGFEPRHAWRSYDRAGGT from the coding sequence ATGAAGGTCGCGGTCACCGGCTCGAGCGGCCTGCTCGGCCGCCATGTCGCGGCGGCGCTGGCCGCCGCCGGGCACGAGGTGCTCGGCATCGACACCGCGCCGCCCCCGCCCGGGGCGGCCTGGCAGCACGCCGCCGCCGATGCCGGCGATCTCGGCGCGCTGGCGCAGCTGATGCGCGGCGCTGGCGCGGTGGCGCACATCGCCGCGATTCCGCGGCCGACCGGCCGGGCGCCGGCCGAGGTGTTCTCCGTCAACGTCCGCACTGCCTATGCCGCGGTCGAGGCGGCGATCCTGGCCGGCGCCGGACGCTTCGTCTATGCCTCGTCCTTCAGCGTGCTCGGCTATCCCTTCTTCGAGCGGCCGGTGACGCCGCCCTATCTGCCGGTGGACGAGGGCCATCCCATCGGGGCCCAGGACCCCTATGGCCTGTCGAAATGGCTCGGCGAGGAGATCGTCGAGGCGGCGGTACGCCGCGGCGCCTTCGATGCCGTGAGCCTGCGCATGCCCTGGATCCAGACGCCGGCGAGCTTCTTCGCCGAGGTCGGGCCGCGGCGGCAGACCCCGCAGGCCGCCCGGGATCTCTGGAGCTATCTCGACGCGCGCGACGCGGCCGCGGCCTTCGTCGCGGCGGTCGAGCGCCCGCTCGCCGGCCATGTCCGCCTCTTCCTCAGCGCCGCCGACAGCTTCGCCGAGGAAGCGACCGAGACGCTGGTGCGGCGCGCCTATCCCGGCGTGCCTCTGGTCCGGCCGATCCCCGGCACCGGCGCGCTGATCGACACGGCCCGGGCGCGCGTGGCGCTCGGCTTCGAGCCTCGCCATGCCTGGCGATCCTATGATCGCGCGGGCGGCACCTGA
- a CDS encoding SDR family NAD(P)-dependent oxidoreductase, which translates to MRFADKIALVTGGAGAIGSAAVRRFAAEGAEVAIVDRDLARAEALAAEIGAAAAAFGADVSRPDEVERAVAGTVERFGGLDVVFNNAGIPGKVAPVHELAVEDWEAIVRVNLNGMFLVLRAAIRAMIAAGTAGSVVNMGSSMAGWDVLAGGAGYAATKHGVVGLTRVAALDAAPWGIRVNAICPGVIETRLGVPAADEAAYSVGIERFANRIPLRRIGQPEDVAAAVAFLASDDARHVTGVDWLIDGGQTLQSWANAPEAEAFPSRRAP; encoded by the coding sequence ATGCGCTTTGCCGACAAGATCGCCCTCGTCACCGGCGGCGCCGGCGCCATCGGCAGCGCCGCCGTGCGCCGCTTCGCGGCGGAGGGCGCCGAGGTCGCGATCGTCGACCGCGACCTCGCTCGGGCGGAAGCCCTGGCCGCCGAGATCGGCGCCGCCGCCGCGGCCTTCGGCGCCGACGTGTCCCGGCCGGACGAGGTGGAGCGCGCCGTCGCCGGCACGGTGGAGCGTTTCGGCGGCCTCGACGTGGTGTTCAACAATGCCGGCATTCCCGGCAAGGTCGCGCCGGTGCACGAGCTCGCGGTCGAGGACTGGGAGGCGATCGTCCGCGTCAACCTCAACGGCATGTTTCTGGTGCTGCGCGCGGCGATCAGGGCGATGATCGCCGCCGGCACGGCGGGATCGGTGGTCAACATGGGCTCGTCCATGGCCGGCTGGGACGTGCTCGCCGGCGGCGCCGGCTATGCCGCCACCAAGCACGGCGTGGTCGGCCTGACGCGTGTCGCCGCGCTCGACGCCGCGCCCTGGGGCATCCGCGTCAACGCCATCTGCCCCGGCGTGATCGAGACCCGGCTCGGCGTTCCCGCCGCCGACGAGGCCGCCTACAGCGTCGGCATCGAGCGCTTCGCCAACCGCATCCCGCTGCGCCGCATCGGCCAGCCCGAGGACGTCGCCGCCGCGGTCGCCTTCCTCGCCTCCGACGATGCCCGCCACGTCACCGGGGTCGACTGGCTGATCGACGGCGGCCAGACCCTGCAGAGCTGGGCGAATGCGCCGGAGGCCGAGGCCTTTCCGAGCCGGCGGGCACCGTAG